The Pedobacter mucosus genome window below encodes:
- the atpC gene encoding ATP synthase F1 subunit epsilon — protein MNLEILTPDKKVFEGEVTSVTVPGTLGSFQILKDHAAIISTLEDGEVILKSNNVDEKRFFIKGGVVEAIHNKIVVLAEGIA, from the coding sequence ATGAACTTAGAAATATTAACTCCAGATAAAAAAGTTTTTGAAGGCGAAGTAACATCAGTTACGGTTCCTGGTACTTTAGGCTCTTTTCAGATTTTAAAAGATCACGCTGCCATTATCTCAACTTTAGAGGATGGGGAAGTTATTTTGAAATCAAACAATGTTGATGAAAAACGTTTTTTTATTAAAGGTGGCGTAGTAGAAGCTATCCATAATAAAATCGTTGTTTTGGCTGAAGGAATTGCATAA
- the ilvE gene encoding branched-chain-amino-acid transaminase: MNYYNANTIIYIDGQFQKAVESGTDLYGQSLHYGYAAFEGIRAYKTHNGNRIFKAAAHFDRLERSCQLANIPFPWDKQELIKETYKLLTLNKLKDAYIRPLVFCHPNMKLNEPRGVSIFICAWDWDAYSGNKLLKLTISDYERPNPKSSPMEAKLSGNYVNSILATTAANIKGYDEALLLDMHGFVAEASGANIFIEKDGKLYTPSAGNILPGITRATVKELCTVLDIECIEKKLTVEDLKSADNAFLCGTATEIAGIASIDDIVFRNLWRESLGYTIQRAYKNLVLEKVNYEVII; this comes from the coding sequence ATGAACTATTATAATGCTAACACGATTATTTACATAGACGGACAGTTTCAAAAAGCTGTAGAAAGCGGTACTGATCTTTACGGACAATCGCTACATTATGGTTATGCTGCATTCGAAGGAATTAGGGCCTACAAAACCCATAATGGAAACCGGATTTTTAAAGCTGCTGCTCATTTCGATCGGTTAGAGCGTTCATGCCAATTGGCCAATATTCCTTTTCCATGGGATAAACAAGAACTAATCAAGGAAACATATAAACTTTTAACATTAAACAAACTGAAGGATGCTTATATCCGTCCTTTGGTTTTTTGCCATCCAAATATGAAGTTGAATGAGCCTAGAGGCGTATCTATTTTTATTTGTGCATGGGATTGGGATGCATACTCTGGAAACAAATTGTTAAAACTAACCATTTCAGACTACGAAAGGCCAAATCCAAAATCATCCCCAATGGAGGCTAAATTGAGTGGGAATTATGTAAATTCTATTTTGGCTACCACCGCAGCTAACATTAAAGGTTATGATGAAGCCTTACTTTTAGATATGCATGGCTTTGTTGCTGAAGCTTCAGGAGCAAACATATTTATAGAAAAAGATGGAAAACTTTATACACCATCTGCTGGAAATATTTTACCTGGAATTACTAGAGCAACCGTAAAGGAACTTTGTACCGTTTTGGATATTGAATGCATAGAAAAAAAACTTACTGTAGAAGATTTGAAAAGTGCAGATAACGCTTTTCTATGTGGAACTGCTACGGAAATTGCTGGAATAGCTTCAATTGATGACATCGTTTTTCGAAATCTTTGGCGTGAATCACTTGGATATACCATTCAAAGGGCTTACAAAAATTTGGTATTAGAAAAAGTTAATTACGAAGTGATTATCTAG
- the ilvD gene encoding dihydroxy-acid dehydratase → MSEINKYSKTFTQDPTQPAAQAMLYGIGLTDADMAKAQVGIASMGYDGNTCNMHLNDLAKDVKAGVWRNDLVGLVFNTIGVSDGMSNGTDGMRYSLVSRDVIADSIETICGGQYYDGIIAIPGCDKNMPGAIMAMARLDRPSIMVYGGTIAPGYYKGEELNIVSAFEALGQKIAGNLDEEDFQGIIKHTCPGAGACGGMYTANTMAAAIEALGMSLPYSSSNPAISEEKKQECLDAGKYIRILLEKDIKPSDIMTKKAFENAIRTIIILGGSTNAVLHFIAIGKAIGVEVTQDDFQRMSDITPVLADFKPSGKFLMQDLHQYGGIPSVLKYLLNEGYLHGDCLTVTGKTLAENLADVKSVIDYDQKIIQKISEPIKATGHLQILYGNLAEKGSVAKISGKEGEKFEGPARVFDGEHDLIAGISSGRVKPGDVIVIQNEGPVGAPGMPEMLKPTSAIIGAGLGKTVALITDGRFSGGTHGFVVGHITPESYKGGLIGLVEDDDRILIDAVNNIISLQVSEEIIAERRKKYVQPALKVTKGVLFKYAKTVSDAASGCVTDEF, encoded by the coding sequence ATGAGCGAAATCAATAAATACAGTAAAACATTTACACAAGACCCGACACAACCTGCAGCCCAAGCCATGCTTTATGGAATCGGCTTAACTGATGCCGATATGGCCAAAGCGCAAGTTGGTATTGCAAGTATGGGTTACGATGGTAACACCTGCAACATGCACCTTAACGATCTTGCAAAAGATGTTAAAGCTGGCGTTTGGAGAAATGATTTAGTGGGCTTGGTTTTTAACACTATTGGCGTAAGTGATGGAATGAGCAATGGCACCGACGGTATGCGGTATTCGTTAGTAAGTCGTGATGTAATTGCTGATAGTATTGAAACGATTTGTGGTGGCCAATACTATGATGGTATAATCGCCATTCCTGGTTGTGATAAAAATATGCCGGGCGCTATTATGGCGATGGCTCGTTTAGATCGTCCATCAATCATGGTTTATGGAGGAACAATTGCTCCTGGTTATTATAAAGGTGAAGAGTTGAATATTGTTTCCGCATTTGAGGCTTTAGGTCAAAAAATCGCCGGAAACTTAGACGAAGAAGATTTTCAAGGAATTATAAAACATACTTGTCCGGGTGCTGGCGCCTGCGGCGGAATGTACACAGCGAATACAATGGCAGCTGCAATTGAGGCATTGGGAATGAGTTTACCTTATTCCTCTTCAAATCCAGCGATCAGTGAAGAGAAAAAACAAGAATGTTTAGATGCTGGAAAGTACATCCGAATTCTTTTGGAAAAAGATATCAAACCTTCAGATATCATGACGAAAAAAGCATTTGAAAATGCAATTCGTACCATCATAATTTTAGGTGGAAGTACAAATGCAGTACTACATTTTATCGCTATTGGTAAAGCAATTGGCGTAGAAGTTACTCAGGATGATTTCCAACGCATGAGCGACATTACCCCTGTTTTGGCTGATTTTAAACCAAGCGGGAAATTTTTAATGCAAGATTTGCATCAATATGGAGGAATTCCTTCGGTATTGAAATATTTACTAAATGAAGGCTATTTACATGGAGATTGCCTTACTGTAACCGGAAAAACTTTAGCTGAAAATTTAGCTGATGTAAAATCAGTTATAGATTACGATCAAAAAATTATTCAAAAAATAAGTGAGCCAATTAAAGCGACTGGTCACTTACAAATTCTTTACGGAAACCTAGCTGAGAAAGGTTCTGTAGCTAAAATTAGTGGAAAAGAAGGAGAAAAATTTGAAGGTCCGGCTCGTGTATTTGATGGTGAGCATGATTTGATTGCTGGTATTTCGAGCGGCCGTGTTAAACCTGGCGACGTTATCGTAATTCAAAATGAAGGTCCGGTTGGTGCTCCGGGAATGCCAGAAATGCTAAAACCTACCTCAGCAATTATTGGCGCAGGATTAGGCAAAACAGTAGCATTAATAACTGATGGCCGTTTTTCTGGTGGTACTCATGGTTTCGTGGTTGGCCACATTACTCCTGAATCTTACAAAGGTGGTTTAATTGGCTTAGTTGAAGATGACGATCGTATTTTAATTGATGCTGTTAACAACATCATTAGCTTACAAGTTAGTGAAGAAATCATCGCGGAGCGAAGAAAAAAATATGTACAGCCTGCTTTAAAAGTTACTAAAGGAGTTTTATTTAAATATGCAAAAACGGTATCAGATGCAGCAAGTGGCTGTGTAACTGACGAATTTTAA
- a CDS encoding ORF6N domain-containing protein, producing MQIIKSIESRIYTIRGERVMLDFDLASLYEVETRVLNQAVKRNIKRFPEDFMFQLTKQEFENLKFQIDNNQSMSSQIVMTYSTKRPNIALPYAFTEQGVAMLSGVLKSDKAINMNIAIMRAFVDIRKILLKQSNINDQLTEIKERIGEHDVQLNELYDAMENLIDEKIAQLKWKDRERIGFKIKE from the coding sequence ATGCAAATAATAAAAAGCATTGAAAGTAGAATTTATACAATAAGGGGTGAAAGGGTTATGTTGGATTTCGATCTGGCATCGCTATATGAGGTTGAAACAAGAGTATTAAATCAAGCAGTAAAACGAAATATTAAGCGTTTTCCTGAAGATTTTATGTTTCAGCTTACGAAACAAGAGTTTGAAAATTTAAAATTTCAGATTGACAATAACCAGAGTATGTCATCACAAATTGTGATGACATACTCAACTAAAAGACCAAATATTGCTTTACCATATGCTTTCACAGAGCAAGGTGTAGCAATGCTTAGCGGGGTTCTAAAAAGCGATAAGGCAATTAATATGAACATCGCAATTATGAGAGCCTTTGTTGACATTAGAAAAATTTTATTAAAGCAAAGTAACATAAACGACCAGTTAACAGAAATTAAGGAACGGATTGGAGAGCATGATGTTCAATTAAATGAGCTTTATGATGCGATGGAAAATTTGATAGACGAAAAAATTGCTCAATTAAAATGGAAAGACCGAGAGCGAATTGGATTTAAGATAAAAGAATAA
- the ilvB gene encoding biosynthetic-type acetolactate synthase large subunit, producing the protein METAQDTIQQTEAKAETSQTFFKGTGSQVLLNGLITEGVKTIFGYPGGAIMPIYDALYDYADKLQHILVRHEQGGIHAAQGFARASGEVGVVFATSGPGATNLVTGLADAQIDSTPLVVITGQVFAHLLGTDAFQETDVINITTPVTKWNYQVTDANEIQEVLAKAFYIAKSGRPGPVLIDITKNAQIQIEDFPEYVKCHHIRSYRPKPKVRVEYIEQAAELINAAKKPFVLWGQGVVLGTAEEEFKAFIEKTGIPSAWTILGESAIPTSHPLNVGMLGMHGNYGPNVLTNECDVLIAIGMRFDDRVTGRLDKYAKQAKIIHLDIDPAEIDKNVKADVGVWGDCKETLPLLTKLVNENKHETWLAVFRDYNQQEIDQVITPELYPEGEEITMGEVLRNINEICDGEAIIVTDVGQHQMVACRYAKFNNTRSNITSGGLGTMGFGLPAAIGAKYGAPDKTVIAIIGDGGFQMTPQELGTIMQFGAEVKILILNNRFLGMVRQWQQLFNDKRYSFVNITSPDFVALAKAYYIEGQMVNEREKLRTALGTMINHKGSYLLEVMVGRENNVFPMVPQGMSVSEIRLK; encoded by the coding sequence ATGGAAACTGCACAAGATACAATACAACAAACTGAGGCGAAAGCAGAAACCTCGCAAACCTTTTTCAAGGGAACAGGTTCTCAAGTGCTATTGAACGGCTTAATTACCGAAGGTGTAAAAACTATTTTTGGTTATCCAGGTGGCGCAATTATGCCAATTTATGATGCGCTTTATGATTATGCTGACAAACTACAGCATATTTTAGTTCGTCATGAACAAGGTGGTATTCATGCTGCACAGGGTTTTGCTAGAGCTAGTGGTGAGGTGGGTGTGGTCTTCGCGACTAGCGGACCTGGTGCTACGAACCTGGTTACAGGTTTAGCCGATGCACAAATCGATAGTACACCTTTAGTTGTAATTACTGGTCAGGTTTTCGCTCATTTATTAGGAACTGATGCTTTCCAGGAAACTGATGTTATTAATATCACAACTCCAGTTACTAAATGGAATTATCAGGTTACAGATGCTAATGAAATTCAGGAAGTTTTAGCAAAAGCTTTCTATATCGCTAAAAGTGGCAGACCAGGACCTGTATTAATTGATATCACAAAAAATGCACAAATACAAATTGAGGATTTTCCTGAGTACGTAAAATGCCATCATATTCGCAGTTATCGTCCTAAACCAAAAGTTCGGGTAGAATATATTGAACAAGCTGCTGAATTAATTAACGCTGCCAAAAAACCTTTCGTATTATGGGGACAAGGTGTTGTTTTAGGTACAGCTGAAGAAGAATTTAAAGCTTTCATTGAAAAAACTGGAATTCCTTCAGCATGGACAATCTTGGGTGAAAGTGCTATTCCAACGTCACACCCACTAAATGTTGGGATGTTAGGCATGCACGGTAATTATGGACCGAATGTTTTAACCAACGAATGTGATGTTTTAATCGCTATCGGAATGCGTTTCGATGACCGTGTAACGGGCCGTTTGGATAAATACGCAAAACAAGCTAAAATCATTCACTTGGATATTGATCCGGCGGAAATAGATAAAAATGTTAAAGCTGATGTTGGCGTTTGGGGCGACTGTAAAGAAACGCTTCCATTGTTAACCAAATTGGTGAATGAGAATAAACACGAAACCTGGTTAGCTGTTTTCAGAGATTATAATCAACAGGAAATTGATCAAGTCATTACTCCAGAACTTTATCCTGAAGGTGAAGAAATTACCATGGGCGAAGTATTGCGAAATATCAATGAAATTTGTGATGGAGAAGCCATTATTGTAACCGATGTTGGTCAGCACCAAATGGTTGCGTGCCGTTATGCCAAATTTAATAATACGCGTAGTAATATCACTTCTGGTGGTTTAGGAACAATGGGCTTTGGCTTACCAGCAGCAATTGGTGCTAAATATGGTGCTCCAGATAAAACCGTTATTGCCATTATTGGCGATGGTGGTTTCCAAATGACTCCTCAGGAATTGGGTACAATTATGCAGTTTGGCGCTGAAGTAAAAATCCTGATCTTGAATAACCGCTTTTTAGGAATGGTTCGCCAATGGCAACAACTATTTAATGATAAGCGCTATTCATTTGTGAACATTACAAGTCCGGATTTTGTGGCGCTTGCAAAAGCATATTATATTGAAGGACAAATGGTTAATGAGCGTGAGAAACTAAGGACTGCTTTAGGAACGATGATCAATCATAAAGGATCTTACCTTTTAGAAGTTATGGTTGGCAGAGAGAATAACGTTTTTCCAATGGTTCCACAAGGAATGAGCGTAAGCGAGATTAGACTGAAATAA
- the ilvN gene encoding acetolactate synthase small subunit — protein MSTEDKIKYTEDLVDLDGKQEYTITVYAENRIGLLNRIAIIFSKRKINIESLNSSASEIDGIHRFNIVIHEGYEVVRKLARQIEKQIEVLKVYYNTNEEIIWQELALYKVSTDEIAEKVTVERLLRQYGASAVVIRKDYTVFAVTGHREETDALVKALEPYELIEFVRSARVAIIKDSAGFHEKLKEFEAEEPGEELVENEFLEKGGKIFTM, from the coding sequence ATGAGTACTGAAGATAAAATAAAATATACAGAAGATTTAGTTGATTTAGACGGAAAACAGGAATATACCATAACGGTATATGCTGAAAACCGCATTGGTTTATTAAATAGAATTGCAATTATTTTCTCAAAAAGAAAAATCAATATTGAAAGCTTAAATAGCTCTGCATCAGAAATTGATGGGATTCATCGTTTCAATATTGTGATACATGAAGGCTATGAAGTAGTAAGAAAACTTGCACGTCAAATCGAAAAGCAAATTGAAGTATTAAAAGTTTACTACAACACAAACGAAGAAATTATTTGGCAGGAATTAGCACTTTATAAAGTTTCTACAGATGAAATTGCTGAAAAGGTAACCGTAGAAAGATTGCTTAGACAGTACGGTGCAAGTGCAGTAGTAATACGTAAAGATTATACCGTTTTCGCAGTAACTGGTCATAGAGAAGAAACTGACGCTTTAGTAAAAGCGCTAGAGCCTTATGAATTAATTGAATTTGTGCGTTCGGCAAGAGTTGCAATTATTAAAGATAGTGCTGGTTTCCACGAAAAACTTAAAGAATTTGAAGCTGAAGAACCAGGAGAAGAACTTGTGGAAAACGAATTTTTAGAAAAAGGTGGTAAGATATTCACTATGTAG
- a CDS encoding DinB family protein yields the protein MNEVFEFIINSRKAFINLIDGLTIEQLNKVPNGFNNNIIWNFGHIVVSTQTLCYVRTGILQDASSVKFNEFYKKDTRPTYVVSEGEVKELKALALESVAKIEEDYKAGKFANAIPFSTSTYGVEMRNIEEVLITTIGHDNTHFGYAWALKKVV from the coding sequence ATGAACGAAGTATTTGAATTTATAATTAACTCACGTAAAGCTTTTATCAATTTGATCGATGGCTTAACCATCGAACAGCTAAATAAAGTTCCAAATGGTTTCAACAACAATATTATTTGGAATTTCGGACATATTGTAGTAAGCACACAAACACTTTGCTATGTCAGAACTGGAATTTTGCAAGATGCCAGTTCGGTAAAATTTAATGAATTTTACAAGAAAGATACTCGTCCAACTTACGTCGTAAGTGAAGGTGAAGTAAAAGAATTAAAGGCACTCGCATTAGAGAGCGTAGCAAAAATTGAAGAAGATTATAAAGCTGGAAAATTTGCTAACGCTATACCTTTTTCTACTTCAACATATGGAGTTGAGATGAGAAATATAGAAGAAGTTCTAATTACGACTATAGGCCATGATAATACTCATTTTGGTTATGCATGGGCGCTGAAAAAAGTAGTTTAA
- the ilvC gene encoding ketol-acid reductoisomerase, giving the protein MSNYFNTLPLREKLNQLGVCDFMDSSEFLDGVSALKGKKLVIVGCGAQGLNQGLNLRDSGLDVSYTLRKEAIEGKRDSWKNATENNFKVGTYEELIQTADVVINLTPDKQHTAVVTAIMPLMKDGATLLYSHGFNIVEEGMQIRKDLTVIMVAPKCPGSEVRAEYVRGFGVPTLIAVHPENDPQGKGLVQAKAYAVGTGGHRAGVLKSSFVAEVKSDLMGEQTILCGLLQTGSILSFDKMVEKGVDAGYASKLVQYGVEVITEALKQGGITAMLDRLSNPAKIKAFEISEELKDIMRPLFQKHQDDIMSGEFSRIMMEDWANGDKNLLAWRAETGETAFEKTPAGDVKIAEQEYFDNYLLMVAFVRAGVELAFETMVQAGIKPESAYYESLHETPLIANTIARKKLFEMNRVISDTAEYGCYLFDQACKPLLGDFMKKVDTDLVGKNYNDGKDAGVDNRKLIDINEAIRSHEVEQIGATLRKAMTAMKAIKTA; this is encoded by the coding sequence ATGTCAAATTATTTTAACACATTACCTCTTAGAGAAAAATTAAACCAATTAGGTGTTTGCGATTTCATGGACAGTTCCGAATTTTTAGACGGTGTGAGCGCATTAAAAGGCAAAAAATTGGTAATTGTAGGTTGCGGCGCTCAAGGCTTAAACCAAGGTTTAAATTTAAGAGATAGTGGTTTAGATGTGAGCTATACTTTACGTAAAGAAGCGATTGAAGGTAAACGCGATTCGTGGAAGAATGCAACAGAAAACAACTTTAAAGTTGGCACTTATGAAGAATTAATTCAAACTGCTGATGTAGTAATTAACCTTACGCCAGATAAACAACATACTGCTGTAGTTACTGCGATTATGCCTTTAATGAAAGATGGAGCTACTTTATTGTATTCTCATGGTTTCAATATTGTGGAAGAAGGTATGCAAATTCGTAAAGATTTAACCGTAATTATGGTTGCACCAAAATGCCCAGGTAGCGAAGTTAGAGCAGAATATGTTCGTGGTTTTGGCGTGCCTACTTTAATTGCAGTCCACCCAGAAAATGACCCACAAGGTAAAGGTTTAGTTCAGGCTAAAGCTTACGCAGTTGGAACTGGCGGACATAGAGCTGGCGTTTTAAAATCATCATTCGTTGCTGAAGTAAAATCTGATTTAATGGGTGAGCAAACCATTCTTTGTGGTTTATTGCAAACGGGTTCTATTTTGTCTTTCGATAAAATGGTTGAAAAAGGAGTCGATGCAGGTTATGCATCTAAATTGGTTCAATATGGTGTTGAAGTAATTACTGAGGCTTTAAAACAAGGTGGAATTACTGCGATGTTGGATAGATTAAGCAATCCTGCAAAAATTAAAGCTTTCGAAATTTCTGAAGAATTGAAGGATATTATGCGTCCTTTATTTCAAAAACACCAAGATGATATTATGAGTGGAGAATTTAGCCGCATCATGATGGAAGATTGGGCTAATGGCGATAAAAACTTATTGGCTTGGAGAGCTGAAACCGGTGAAACTGCTTTCGAAAAAACACCTGCTGGTGATGTTAAAATTGCAGAGCAAGAATATTTTGATAACTACCTTTTAATGGTTGCTTTTGTTAGAGCTGGTGTTGAATTGGCTTTCGAAACGATGGTGCAAGCGGGTATCAAACCAGAATCTGCTTATTATGAGTCGTTACATGAAACTCCTCTTATCGCCAACACGATTGCCCGCAAGAAATTATTTGAAATGAATCGCGTAATTTCTGATACTGCAGAATATGGTTGTTATTTATTCGATCAGGCTTGTAAACCACTTTTAGGTGATTTTATGAAGAAAGTTGATACCGATTTAGTTGGTAAAAACTACAATGATGGTAAAGATGCTGGCGTTGATAATAGAAAACTAATTGATATTAATGAGGCTATTCGCTCACACGAAGTAGAACAAATTGGTGCTACTTTACGCAAAGCGATGACTGCTATGAAAGCCATTAAAACGGCGTAA
- the leuC gene encoding 3-isopropylmalate dehydratase large subunit, with protein MSNTLVEKIWDAHVVKSEEGFPDILYIDTHLIHEVTSPQAFDGLRKRGLPVLRPKQTVATADHNVPTLNQLLPIKEELSRYQVDMLTKNCAEFGIELYGLGHPFQGIVHVIGPELGITLPGKTMVCGDSHTSTHGAFGAIAFGIGTSQVEQVFATQCLLQQKPKTMKIEVNGELGKGVGAKDIILYIIAQISAAGGTGYFIEYAGTAIEALSMEARMTICNMSIEMGARGGLIAPDQTTFDYIKGREFAPAGAEWDKSLAYWKTLFSDADAKFDSVLNFDAADIAPMITYGTNPGMGMGILENIPATKAQPEKEKLSYQKALDYMGFDDDSSLIGRPVDYVFIGSCTNSRIEDLREVAEFVKDKRKADNVIAWIVPGSKQVEQQAINEGLDKIFEAAGFQLREPGCSACLGMNEDKIPAGKYCVSTSNRNFEGRQGQNARTLLASPLTAAAAAVTGKISDVREMI; from the coding sequence ATGTCAAATACATTAGTAGAAAAAATTTGGGATGCACATGTTGTAAAAAGTGAAGAAGGCTTTCCTGATATTTTATATATTGATACGCACTTAATACATGAAGTAACTTCGCCGCAGGCTTTTGATGGTTTGCGCAAACGAGGTTTGCCAGTATTGCGTCCGAAACAAACAGTAGCAACAGCCGATCATAATGTGCCAACTTTAAACCAATTATTGCCGATTAAAGAAGAGCTTTCTCGCTACCAAGTGGATATGCTCACTAAAAATTGTGCAGAATTTGGGATTGAATTATATGGCTTAGGTCACCCTTTTCAAGGCATTGTGCATGTAATCGGTCCAGAATTAGGCATTACCCTGCCAGGTAAAACAATGGTTTGTGGAGATAGTCATACTTCAACACACGGTGCTTTTGGAGCGATTGCTTTTGGCATCGGTACTTCTCAGGTAGAGCAGGTTTTTGCCACGCAATGTTTATTGCAGCAAAAACCTAAAACCATGAAAATTGAAGTTAATGGCGAATTGGGTAAAGGAGTAGGCGCTAAAGACATTATCCTTTACATCATCGCTCAAATTTCTGCTGCTGGCGGAACTGGCTATTTTATTGAATATGCAGGTACGGCAATCGAAGCTTTAAGTATGGAAGCCAGAATGACGATTTGCAATATGAGTATCGAAATGGGTGCCAGAGGCGGATTAATTGCGCCAGACCAAACTACTTTCGATTATATTAAAGGAAGAGAATTTGCTCCAGCAGGTGCAGAATGGGATAAATCTTTAGCTTATTGGAAAACTTTATTTAGCGATGCTGATGCAAAATTCGACAGTGTTTTAAACTTTGATGCTGCTGATATCGCTCCAATGATTACCTACGGAACAAACCCAGGAATGGGAATGGGAATTCTAGAGAATATTCCAGCAACTAAAGCTCAGCCTGAAAAAGAAAAACTTTCCTATCAAAAGGCATTAGATTATATGGGATTTGATGATGATTCATCATTAATTGGAAGACCTGTTGATTATGTTTTTATTGGCAGTTGCACCAATTCTCGCATCGAAGACTTACGTGAAGTAGCTGAATTTGTAAAAGATAAACGCAAAGCGGATAACGTAATCGCGTGGATCGTTCCAGGCTCGAAACAAGTCGAACAGCAAGCAATAAACGAAGGTTTAGATAAAATTTTCGAGGCTGCTGGCTTTCAATTACGTGAACCTGGTTGTAGCGCTTGTTTAGGAATGAACGAAGATAAAATCCCGGCAGGAAAATACTGTGTATCAACATCTAATAGAAATTTTGAAGGTAGACAAGGGCAAAATGCCCGTACTTTATTGGCTAGTCCATTAACTGCTGCCGCTGCCGCCGTAACAGGAAAGATTTCGGATGTGAGGGAAATGATTTAG
- a CDS encoding antibiotic biosynthesis monooxygenase family protein, whose amino-acid sequence MILEVAVLDIKAGLSADFEKAFNEAQKIISSMDGYVSHQLKKCIEEADKYILLVNWETLEAHTEGFRGSAEYQDWKKLLHHFYEPFPIVEHYMEVEV is encoded by the coding sequence ATGATTTTAGAGGTCGCGGTATTAGATATAAAAGCTGGTTTATCTGCTGATTTTGAAAAAGCCTTTAACGAGGCTCAAAAAATTATCTCTTCAATGGATGGTTATGTTTCGCATCAGCTTAAAAAGTGTATTGAAGAAGCTGACAAATATATACTGCTAGTAAACTGGGAAACACTCGAGGCGCATACGGAAGGTTTCAGAGGTTCAGCAGAATACCAAGATTGGAAAAAGTTATTGCATCATTTTTATGAGCCTTTTCCGATAGTTGAGCATTATATGGAGGTAGAAGTTTGA
- a CDS encoding class I SAM-dependent methyltransferase, with the protein METLQEIQNQFNAVSEKYDKQRRFLIPCFDDFYGTALTLSNEIKNVKNILDIGAGTGLMSAFFHEEYPEAKITLVDISSAMLKKAEERFDGNGNISFLNADFATVDLSENHYDLVISGLAIHHLPNDLKKQLFSKIEKALKPGGWFINADQVLGETDLIEKVYTDNWKNHVQQNENLTEEEKQSAFERIKVDIMVPLKAQLEWLQMAGLKNANCYYQYYNFVVFAANK; encoded by the coding sequence ATGGAAACATTACAAGAAATACAAAACCAATTTAATGCTGTATCTGAAAAGTACGACAAGCAAAGGCGTTTTCTTATTCCTTGTTTTGATGATTTTTATGGGACTGCCCTAACCCTATCTAATGAAATAAAAAATGTAAAAAACATTTTGGATATCGGTGCTGGAACGGGTTTAATGAGTGCTTTCTTCCACGAAGAATATCCCGAGGCCAAAATTACTTTGGTTGATATTTCATCAGCTATGCTTAAAAAAGCGGAAGAGCGTTTTGATGGCAATGGAAATATAAGCTTTCTAAATGCTGATTTCGCAACTGTTGATTTATCAGAAAACCATTATGATTTGGTAATTTCTGGATTGGCGATTCATCATTTACCGAATGATTTGAAAAAGCAGCTTTTTAGTAAAATTGAAAAGGCATTGAAACCTGGAGGGTGGTTTATTAACGCTGACCAAGTTTTGGGTGAAACAGATTTAATAGAAAAGGTTTACACTGACAACTGGAAGAATCATGTTCAGCAAAACGAAAACTTAACAGAAGAAGAAAAACAAAGTGCATTTGAACGTATAAAAGTAGACATTATGGTGCCTTTAAAAGCACAACTAGAATGGCTCCAAATGGCAGGATTAAAAAACGCAAATTGTTATTATCAGTATTACAATTTTGTAGTTTTTGCCGCAAATAAATAA